In Heliangelus exortis chromosome Z, bHelExo1.hap1, whole genome shotgun sequence, a genomic segment contains:
- the TJP2 gene encoding tight junction protein 2 isoform X1 produces MGATQGSAGSEPREPAGGAEQAPGMEELIWEQYTVTLQKDSKRGFGIAVSGGRDNPHFENGETSIVISDVLPGGPADGLLQENDRVVIVNGTPMENVPHSFAVQQLRKSGKVATIVVKRARKVQAAALRRSPSPDYEDRALDVKDDHAEFDGKSTRSGYSERSWRSGNGGRSQSWGNSLDQSYRDEQDRGRNRSRGRDRECSYSRDRSHGRSIDRSLDRDYRRDRSRGRSIDRDDGYQRAYRGDYSPHSYSHGSQADRYGKEARSRSRDRLRSRSPSPEIHHQHEYLGPQDQNGPISVLLTKGRHNEEYGLRLGSQIFIKEMTRTGLATKDGNLHEGDIILKINGTVTENMSLADARKLIEKSRGKLQLVVLRDRKQTLLNIPSLNDSDSEMDDISEIESNRSCSPQDERLHHSDIDSHSSNEKLKEKPSAKDDPSVRMSRMGAMPTPFKSIGDSAIPAAAVADTNKETKHQDDPAVSQAKAATRTILKPSPEDEAIYGPNTKMVRFKKGDSVGLRLAGGNDVGIFIAGIQEGTSADQEGLQEGDQILKVNTQDFRGIVREDAVLYLLEIPKGETVTILAQSKYEVYRDIMACGRGDSFFIRSHFECEKESPQSLAFTRGEIFRVVDTLYDGKLGNWLAVRIGNELEKGLIPNKSRADQMASVQNAQKDGSSDRADFWRTRGQRSGVKKNLRKSREDLTAIVSVSTKFPAYERVQLREAGFKRPVVIFGPIADIAMEKLSSDLPHLYQTAKTEPRDAGSEKSTGVVRLNTVRQIIEQDKHALLDVTPKAVDLLNYTQWFPIVVFFNPDSKQGVKTMRQRLCSSSNKSSRKLYEQANKLKKTCSHLFTATINLNSANDSWYGSLKDTIQQQQGEAVWVSEGKLDSMEDDADDRMSYLTAMGADYLSCDSRLISDLEDTDGEGGAYTDNELDETMDEPRISSVSRSSEPVHQEESLKKIIPEQRGLLRKVGSREILREPSPPPAFKPEPPKGKLQNKEDLYDFPKNYDSKSSNIAVSSETPTASAKAPPPPVSVKPTFGRPILRNSQPAVPPAEEEEEAKLEEEGSEQENTPKSVLRKVKIFEEMDHKARMQRMQELQEAQNARLEIAQKHPDIYAVPVKTQKSEQNWPQPMSSRPPEPQKPPIRPYLENCGSYGSDAEEEEEYRRQLSDHSKKGYYGQPSRYRDTEL; encoded by the exons GCCCCAGGCATGGAAGAGCTGATATGGGAACAGTACACTGTGACCTTACAAAAG GATTCAAAACGGGGATTTGGGATCGCAGTTTCTGGTGGCAGAGATAACCCTCATTTTGAAAATGGTGAAACATCCATAGTGATTTCAGATGTTCTTCCCGGTGGTCCAGCAGATGGATTACTTCA GGAAAATGACCGAGTTGTCATTGTTAATGGGACCCCAATGGAAAATGTTCCACATTCTTTTGCTGtccagcagctgaggaaaagtGGCAAAGTGGCCACCATT GTAGTCAAAAGAGCCAGGAAAGTTCAGGCTGCTGCGCTGAGGAGAAGCCCCTCCCCTGACTATGAGGACAGAGCTTTAGATGTAAAGGATGACCATGCAGAATTTGATGGCAAAAGCACTCGAAGTGGCTACAGTGAGAGAAGCTGGCGTAGTGGTAATGGAGGGCgcagccagagctggggaaaCAGCCTGGATCAGAGCTACAGGGATGAGCAAGACAGGGGACGCAACCGAAGCAGAGGCCGTGACAGGGAATGCAGCTACAGCCGTGACAGAAGCCATGGCAGGAGCATTGACAGGAGCTTGGATCGAGACTATAGAAGGGATCGGAGCCGGGGAAGGAGCATTGACAGGGATGATGGCTATCAACGGGCCTACAGAGGAGATTACAGCCCACACAGCTACAGCCATGGATCTCAAGCTGATCGGTATGGGAAGGAAGCGAGGAGTCGAAGTCGGGACAGGCTGCGTTCCCGAAGTCCTTCACCTGAAATACATCATCAGCATGAATACCTTGGGCCCCAGGATCAGAATGGACCCATCAGTGTTCTCTTAACAAAAGGCAGACATAATGAAG AATATGGTCTTCGGCTTGGAAGTCAGATCTTCATAAAAGAAATGACCCGTACTGGCCTGGCAACCAAAGATGGCAATCTTCATGAAGGGGATATAATTCTCAAG ATCAATGGTACAGTGACAGAGAATATGTCTTTAGCTGATGCCCGAAAACTGATTGAAAAGTCACGGGGGAAGCTCCAGCTCGTTGTCCTCAGGGACAGGAAGCAGACACTGCTCAACATTCCTTCATTGAATGACAGTGACTCAGAAATGGATG ACATTTCTGAAATAGAGTCAAACAGATCATGCTCCCCTCAAGATGAGAGATTACATCATTCTGATATAGATTCACATTCATctaatgaaaagctgaaagagaaacCAAG tgCAAAAGATGATCCATCTGTTAGGATGTCCAGAATGGGTGCAATGCCTACACCATTCAAATCAATTGGTGACAGTGCtattcctgcagctgcagttgCAGacacaaacaaagaaacaaagcaccAAGATGATCCAGCAG TGTCTCAAGCAAAAGCAGCTACAAGAACAATTCTTAAACCCAGCCCTGAAGATGAAGCAATATACGG TCCAAATACAAAAATGGTGAGATTCAAGAAAGGGGACAGTGTGGGTCTACGACTGGCTGGAGGAAACGACGTAGGGATATTTATTGCTGGAATTCAAGAAGGAACCTCTGCTGATCAGGAGGGTCTGCAGGAAGGAGATCAGATTCTTAAG GTAAACACTCAAGACTTCAGAGGCATTGTGCGGGAAGATGCTGTTTTGTATCTCTTAGAAATTCCCAAAGGTGAAACGGTAACAATTTTGGCTCAAAGCAAATACGAAG tttACAGAGACATCATGGCCTGTGGCAGAGGAGATTCGTTCTTCATCAGAAGCCATTTTGAATGTGAAAAAGAGTCACCACAGAGCTTAGCATTCACCAGGGGGGAGATCTTTAGAGTAGTTGATACACTGTATGATGGCAAACTGGGAAACTGGCTGGCTGTGAGAATTGGAAATGAATTGGAAAAGGGCCTTATTCCAAACAAGAGCAG AGCTGACCAGATGGCCAGTGTTCAAAATGCCCAGAAAGATGGCTCGAGTGATAGGGCAGACTTCTGGAGAACACGTGGCCAGCGATCTGGAGTGAAGAAGAATCTGAGAAAGAGTCGTGAGGATCTGACAGCTATTGTATCTGTGAGCACAAAATTCCCAGCTTATGAGAGAGTTCAGCTGCGTGAGG ctggcTTTAAGAGACCTGTGGTGATATTTGGCCCTATTGCTGACATTGCTATGGAGAAGCTGTCCAGTGATTTGCCTCACCTGTACCAGACAGCAA AGACAGAACCCAGAGACGCCGGTTCAGAGAAGTCAACCGGGGTGGTGCGCTTGAACACCGTGAGGCAAATCATTGAGCAG GATAAACATGCTCTGTTGGATGTCACTCCTAAAGCAGTGGACCTGCTAAACTACACCCAGTGGTTTCCAATTGTGGTCTTCTTTAACCCAGACAGTAAACAGGGTGTGAAAACCATGAGACAAAGGCTGTGTTCCTCATCTAACAAGAGCTCAAGAAAACTCTATgagcaagcaaacaaactgaagaaaacttGTTCCCACCTCTTTACAG CCACCATCAATTTGAATTCAGCCAATGATAGCTGGTATGGTAGTCTGAAAGATACAATTCAGCAACAGCAAGGAGAAGCAGTATGGGTATCAGAAGGAAAG CTGGACAGCATGGAAGATGATGCAGATGACCGTATGTCTTACCTGACTGCGATGGGTGCTGACTATTTGAGTTGTGACAGTCGGCTGATCAGTGACCTGGAGGACACAGATGGAGAGGGAGGTGCATACACTGACAATGAGCTTGATGAGACCATGGACGAACCAAGGATTTCATCTGTTAGCAGGTCCTCTGAACCTGTGCATCAGGAGGAG agtttaaaaaaaattattccagaacAAAGGGGGCTGTTGAGAAAGGTTGGTAGCAGGGAGATTCTTAGAGAACCCAGTCCACCTCCAGCATTCAAGCCCGAACCACCCAAG GGAAAGCTGCAAAACAAAGAGGATCTTTATGACTTCCCCAAGAACTATGACTCCAAATCAAGTAACATTGCTGTAAGCAGTGAAACTCCAACTGCATCAGCTaaagcaccaccaccaccagtgTCTGTGAAGCCTACCTTTGGGCGTCCCATCCTGAGAAACTCTCAGCCAGCAGTTCCacctgcagaggaggaggaggaggcaaagTTGGAAGAAGAAGGAAGTGAACAAGAAAATACTCCAAAATCTGTATTGAGGAAAGTCAAAATATTTGAGGAGATGGATCATAAAGCAAGGATGCAAAGAATGCAAGAGCTACAAGAGGCCCAGAATGCCAGG CTTGAAATAGCCCAGAAGCATCCAGATATTTATGCTGTCCCTGTCAAAACACAGAAGTCGGAGCAGAACTGGCCCCAGCCTATGAG CTCCAGACCTCCAGAACCCCAGAAACCTCCTATTAGACCATATCTAGAGAACTGTGGTAGTTACGGCAGCgatgcagaggaggaggaggagtacCGTCGGCAGCTATCAGACCACTCTAAGAAGGGGTATTATGGACAGCCATCCAGATACAGAGACACAGAATTGTAG
- the TJP2 gene encoding tight junction protein 2 isoform X3, translating into MEELIWEQYTVTLQKDSKRGFGIAVSGGRDNPHFENGETSIVISDVLPGGPADGLLQENDRVVIVNGTPMENVPHSFAVQQLRKSGKVATIVVKRARKVQAAALRRSPSPDYEDRALDVKDDHAEFDGKSTRSGYSERSWRSGNGGRSQSWGNSLDQSYRDEQDRGRNRSRGRDRECSYSRDRSHGRSIDRSLDRDYRRDRSRGRSIDRDDGYQRAYRGDYSPHSYSHGSQADRYGKEARSRSRDRLRSRSPSPEIHHQHEYLGPQDQNGPISVLLTKGRHNEEYGLRLGSQIFIKEMTRTGLATKDGNLHEGDIILKINGTVTENMSLADARKLIEKSRGKLQLVVLRDRKQTLLNIPSLNDSDSEMDDISEIESNRSCSPQDERLHHSDIDSHSSNEKLKEKPSAKDDPSVRMSRMGAMPTPFKSIGDSAIPAAAVADTNKETKHQDDPAVSQAKAATRTILKPSPEDEAIYGPNTKMVRFKKGDSVGLRLAGGNDVGIFIAGIQEGTSADQEGLQEGDQILKVNTQDFRGIVREDAVLYLLEIPKGETVTILAQSKYEVYRDIMACGRGDSFFIRSHFECEKESPQSLAFTRGEIFRVVDTLYDGKLGNWLAVRIGNELEKGLIPNKSRADQMASVQNAQKDGSSDRADFWRTRGQRSGVKKNLRKSREDLTAIVSVSTKFPAYERVQLREAGFKRPVVIFGPIADIAMEKLSSDLPHLYQTAKTEPRDAGSEKSTGVVRLNTVRQIIEQDKHALLDVTPKAVDLLNYTQWFPIVVFFNPDSKQGVKTMRQRLCSSSNKSSRKLYEQANKLKKTCSHLFTATINLNSANDSWYGSLKDTIQQQQGEAVWVSEGKLDSMEDDADDRMSYLTAMGADYLSCDSRLISDLEDTDGEGGAYTDNELDETMDEPRISSVSRSSEPVHQEESLKKIIPEQRGLLRKVGSREILREPSPPPAFKPEPPKGKLQNKEDLYDFPKNYDSKSSNIAVSSETPTASAKAPPPPVSVKPTFGRPILRNSQPAVPPAEEEEEAKLEEEGSEQENTPKSVLRKVKIFEEMDHKARMQRMQELQEAQNARLEIAQKHPDIYAVPVKTQKSEQNWPQPMSSRPPEPQKPPIRPYLENCGSYGSDAEEEEEYRRQLSDHSKKGYYGQPSRYRDTEL; encoded by the exons ATGGAAGAGCTGATATGGGAACAGTACACTGTGACCTTACAAAAG GATTCAAAACGGGGATTTGGGATCGCAGTTTCTGGTGGCAGAGATAACCCTCATTTTGAAAATGGTGAAACATCCATAGTGATTTCAGATGTTCTTCCCGGTGGTCCAGCAGATGGATTACTTCA GGAAAATGACCGAGTTGTCATTGTTAATGGGACCCCAATGGAAAATGTTCCACATTCTTTTGCTGtccagcagctgaggaaaagtGGCAAAGTGGCCACCATT GTAGTCAAAAGAGCCAGGAAAGTTCAGGCTGCTGCGCTGAGGAGAAGCCCCTCCCCTGACTATGAGGACAGAGCTTTAGATGTAAAGGATGACCATGCAGAATTTGATGGCAAAAGCACTCGAAGTGGCTACAGTGAGAGAAGCTGGCGTAGTGGTAATGGAGGGCgcagccagagctggggaaaCAGCCTGGATCAGAGCTACAGGGATGAGCAAGACAGGGGACGCAACCGAAGCAGAGGCCGTGACAGGGAATGCAGCTACAGCCGTGACAGAAGCCATGGCAGGAGCATTGACAGGAGCTTGGATCGAGACTATAGAAGGGATCGGAGCCGGGGAAGGAGCATTGACAGGGATGATGGCTATCAACGGGCCTACAGAGGAGATTACAGCCCACACAGCTACAGCCATGGATCTCAAGCTGATCGGTATGGGAAGGAAGCGAGGAGTCGAAGTCGGGACAGGCTGCGTTCCCGAAGTCCTTCACCTGAAATACATCATCAGCATGAATACCTTGGGCCCCAGGATCAGAATGGACCCATCAGTGTTCTCTTAACAAAAGGCAGACATAATGAAG AATATGGTCTTCGGCTTGGAAGTCAGATCTTCATAAAAGAAATGACCCGTACTGGCCTGGCAACCAAAGATGGCAATCTTCATGAAGGGGATATAATTCTCAAG ATCAATGGTACAGTGACAGAGAATATGTCTTTAGCTGATGCCCGAAAACTGATTGAAAAGTCACGGGGGAAGCTCCAGCTCGTTGTCCTCAGGGACAGGAAGCAGACACTGCTCAACATTCCTTCATTGAATGACAGTGACTCAGAAATGGATG ACATTTCTGAAATAGAGTCAAACAGATCATGCTCCCCTCAAGATGAGAGATTACATCATTCTGATATAGATTCACATTCATctaatgaaaagctgaaagagaaacCAAG tgCAAAAGATGATCCATCTGTTAGGATGTCCAGAATGGGTGCAATGCCTACACCATTCAAATCAATTGGTGACAGTGCtattcctgcagctgcagttgCAGacacaaacaaagaaacaaagcaccAAGATGATCCAGCAG TGTCTCAAGCAAAAGCAGCTACAAGAACAATTCTTAAACCCAGCCCTGAAGATGAAGCAATATACGG TCCAAATACAAAAATGGTGAGATTCAAGAAAGGGGACAGTGTGGGTCTACGACTGGCTGGAGGAAACGACGTAGGGATATTTATTGCTGGAATTCAAGAAGGAACCTCTGCTGATCAGGAGGGTCTGCAGGAAGGAGATCAGATTCTTAAG GTAAACACTCAAGACTTCAGAGGCATTGTGCGGGAAGATGCTGTTTTGTATCTCTTAGAAATTCCCAAAGGTGAAACGGTAACAATTTTGGCTCAAAGCAAATACGAAG tttACAGAGACATCATGGCCTGTGGCAGAGGAGATTCGTTCTTCATCAGAAGCCATTTTGAATGTGAAAAAGAGTCACCACAGAGCTTAGCATTCACCAGGGGGGAGATCTTTAGAGTAGTTGATACACTGTATGATGGCAAACTGGGAAACTGGCTGGCTGTGAGAATTGGAAATGAATTGGAAAAGGGCCTTATTCCAAACAAGAGCAG AGCTGACCAGATGGCCAGTGTTCAAAATGCCCAGAAAGATGGCTCGAGTGATAGGGCAGACTTCTGGAGAACACGTGGCCAGCGATCTGGAGTGAAGAAGAATCTGAGAAAGAGTCGTGAGGATCTGACAGCTATTGTATCTGTGAGCACAAAATTCCCAGCTTATGAGAGAGTTCAGCTGCGTGAGG ctggcTTTAAGAGACCTGTGGTGATATTTGGCCCTATTGCTGACATTGCTATGGAGAAGCTGTCCAGTGATTTGCCTCACCTGTACCAGACAGCAA AGACAGAACCCAGAGACGCCGGTTCAGAGAAGTCAACCGGGGTGGTGCGCTTGAACACCGTGAGGCAAATCATTGAGCAG GATAAACATGCTCTGTTGGATGTCACTCCTAAAGCAGTGGACCTGCTAAACTACACCCAGTGGTTTCCAATTGTGGTCTTCTTTAACCCAGACAGTAAACAGGGTGTGAAAACCATGAGACAAAGGCTGTGTTCCTCATCTAACAAGAGCTCAAGAAAACTCTATgagcaagcaaacaaactgaagaaaacttGTTCCCACCTCTTTACAG CCACCATCAATTTGAATTCAGCCAATGATAGCTGGTATGGTAGTCTGAAAGATACAATTCAGCAACAGCAAGGAGAAGCAGTATGGGTATCAGAAGGAAAG CTGGACAGCATGGAAGATGATGCAGATGACCGTATGTCTTACCTGACTGCGATGGGTGCTGACTATTTGAGTTGTGACAGTCGGCTGATCAGTGACCTGGAGGACACAGATGGAGAGGGAGGTGCATACACTGACAATGAGCTTGATGAGACCATGGACGAACCAAGGATTTCATCTGTTAGCAGGTCCTCTGAACCTGTGCATCAGGAGGAG agtttaaaaaaaattattccagaacAAAGGGGGCTGTTGAGAAAGGTTGGTAGCAGGGAGATTCTTAGAGAACCCAGTCCACCTCCAGCATTCAAGCCCGAACCACCCAAG GGAAAGCTGCAAAACAAAGAGGATCTTTATGACTTCCCCAAGAACTATGACTCCAAATCAAGTAACATTGCTGTAAGCAGTGAAACTCCAACTGCATCAGCTaaagcaccaccaccaccagtgTCTGTGAAGCCTACCTTTGGGCGTCCCATCCTGAGAAACTCTCAGCCAGCAGTTCCacctgcagaggaggaggaggaggcaaagTTGGAAGAAGAAGGAAGTGAACAAGAAAATACTCCAAAATCTGTATTGAGGAAAGTCAAAATATTTGAGGAGATGGATCATAAAGCAAGGATGCAAAGAATGCAAGAGCTACAAGAGGCCCAGAATGCCAGG CTTGAAATAGCCCAGAAGCATCCAGATATTTATGCTGTCCCTGTCAAAACACAGAAGTCGGAGCAGAACTGGCCCCAGCCTATGAG CTCCAGACCTCCAGAACCCCAGAAACCTCCTATTAGACCATATCTAGAGAACTGTGGTAGTTACGGCAGCgatgcagaggaggaggaggagtacCGTCGGCAGCTATCAGACCACTCTAAGAAGGGGTATTATGGACAGCCATCCAGATACAGAGACACAGAATTGTAG
- the TJP2 gene encoding tight junction protein 2 isoform X2 — protein MKTAQALQRMWSHAVKKLGILKGHAPGMEELIWEQYTVTLQKDSKRGFGIAVSGGRDNPHFENGETSIVISDVLPGGPADGLLQENDRVVIVNGTPMENVPHSFAVQQLRKSGKVATIVVKRARKVQAAALRRSPSPDYEDRALDVKDDHAEFDGKSTRSGYSERSWRSGNGGRSQSWGNSLDQSYRDEQDRGRNRSRGRDRECSYSRDRSHGRSIDRSLDRDYRRDRSRGRSIDRDDGYQRAYRGDYSPHSYSHGSQADRYGKEARSRSRDRLRSRSPSPEIHHQHEYLGPQDQNGPISVLLTKGRHNEEYGLRLGSQIFIKEMTRTGLATKDGNLHEGDIILKINGTVTENMSLADARKLIEKSRGKLQLVVLRDRKQTLLNIPSLNDSDSEMDDISEIESNRSCSPQDERLHHSDIDSHSSNEKLKEKPSAKDDPSVRMSRMGAMPTPFKSIGDSAIPAAAVADTNKETKHQDDPAVSQAKAATRTILKPSPEDEAIYGPNTKMVRFKKGDSVGLRLAGGNDVGIFIAGIQEGTSADQEGLQEGDQILKVNTQDFRGIVREDAVLYLLEIPKGETVTILAQSKYEVYRDIMACGRGDSFFIRSHFECEKESPQSLAFTRGEIFRVVDTLYDGKLGNWLAVRIGNELEKGLIPNKSRADQMASVQNAQKDGSSDRADFWRTRGQRSGVKKNLRKSREDLTAIVSVSTKFPAYERVQLREAGFKRPVVIFGPIADIAMEKLSSDLPHLYQTAKTEPRDAGSEKSTGVVRLNTVRQIIEQDKHALLDVTPKAVDLLNYTQWFPIVVFFNPDSKQGVKTMRQRLCSSSNKSSRKLYEQANKLKKTCSHLFTATINLNSANDSWYGSLKDTIQQQQGEAVWVSEGKLDSMEDDADDRMSYLTAMGADYLSCDSRLISDLEDTDGEGGAYTDNELDETMDEPRISSVSRSSEPVHQEESLKKIIPEQRGLLRKVGSREILREPSPPPAFKPEPPKGKLQNKEDLYDFPKNYDSKSSNIAVSSETPTASAKAPPPPVSVKPTFGRPILRNSQPAVPPAEEEEEAKLEEEGSEQENTPKSVLRKVKIFEEMDHKARMQRMQELQEAQNARLEIAQKHPDIYAVPVKTQKSEQNWPQPMSSRPPEPQKPPIRPYLENCGSYGSDAEEEEEYRRQLSDHSKKGYYGQPSRYRDTEL, from the exons ATGAAGACAGCTCAAGCTCTGCAGAGAATGTGGTCACATGCAGTCAAAAAGTTGGGGATTTTGAAAGGGCAC GCCCCAGGCATGGAAGAGCTGATATGGGAACAGTACACTGTGACCTTACAAAAG GATTCAAAACGGGGATTTGGGATCGCAGTTTCTGGTGGCAGAGATAACCCTCATTTTGAAAATGGTGAAACATCCATAGTGATTTCAGATGTTCTTCCCGGTGGTCCAGCAGATGGATTACTTCA GGAAAATGACCGAGTTGTCATTGTTAATGGGACCCCAATGGAAAATGTTCCACATTCTTTTGCTGtccagcagctgaggaaaagtGGCAAAGTGGCCACCATT GTAGTCAAAAGAGCCAGGAAAGTTCAGGCTGCTGCGCTGAGGAGAAGCCCCTCCCCTGACTATGAGGACAGAGCTTTAGATGTAAAGGATGACCATGCAGAATTTGATGGCAAAAGCACTCGAAGTGGCTACAGTGAGAGAAGCTGGCGTAGTGGTAATGGAGGGCgcagccagagctggggaaaCAGCCTGGATCAGAGCTACAGGGATGAGCAAGACAGGGGACGCAACCGAAGCAGAGGCCGTGACAGGGAATGCAGCTACAGCCGTGACAGAAGCCATGGCAGGAGCATTGACAGGAGCTTGGATCGAGACTATAGAAGGGATCGGAGCCGGGGAAGGAGCATTGACAGGGATGATGGCTATCAACGGGCCTACAGAGGAGATTACAGCCCACACAGCTACAGCCATGGATCTCAAGCTGATCGGTATGGGAAGGAAGCGAGGAGTCGAAGTCGGGACAGGCTGCGTTCCCGAAGTCCTTCACCTGAAATACATCATCAGCATGAATACCTTGGGCCCCAGGATCAGAATGGACCCATCAGTGTTCTCTTAACAAAAGGCAGACATAATGAAG AATATGGTCTTCGGCTTGGAAGTCAGATCTTCATAAAAGAAATGACCCGTACTGGCCTGGCAACCAAAGATGGCAATCTTCATGAAGGGGATATAATTCTCAAG ATCAATGGTACAGTGACAGAGAATATGTCTTTAGCTGATGCCCGAAAACTGATTGAAAAGTCACGGGGGAAGCTCCAGCTCGTTGTCCTCAGGGACAGGAAGCAGACACTGCTCAACATTCCTTCATTGAATGACAGTGACTCAGAAATGGATG ACATTTCTGAAATAGAGTCAAACAGATCATGCTCCCCTCAAGATGAGAGATTACATCATTCTGATATAGATTCACATTCATctaatgaaaagctgaaagagaaacCAAG tgCAAAAGATGATCCATCTGTTAGGATGTCCAGAATGGGTGCAATGCCTACACCATTCAAATCAATTGGTGACAGTGCtattcctgcagctgcagttgCAGacacaaacaaagaaacaaagcaccAAGATGATCCAGCAG TGTCTCAAGCAAAAGCAGCTACAAGAACAATTCTTAAACCCAGCCCTGAAGATGAAGCAATATACGG TCCAAATACAAAAATGGTGAGATTCAAGAAAGGGGACAGTGTGGGTCTACGACTGGCTGGAGGAAACGACGTAGGGATATTTATTGCTGGAATTCAAGAAGGAACCTCTGCTGATCAGGAGGGTCTGCAGGAAGGAGATCAGATTCTTAAG GTAAACACTCAAGACTTCAGAGGCATTGTGCGGGAAGATGCTGTTTTGTATCTCTTAGAAATTCCCAAAGGTGAAACGGTAACAATTTTGGCTCAAAGCAAATACGAAG tttACAGAGACATCATGGCCTGTGGCAGAGGAGATTCGTTCTTCATCAGAAGCCATTTTGAATGTGAAAAAGAGTCACCACAGAGCTTAGCATTCACCAGGGGGGAGATCTTTAGAGTAGTTGATACACTGTATGATGGCAAACTGGGAAACTGGCTGGCTGTGAGAATTGGAAATGAATTGGAAAAGGGCCTTATTCCAAACAAGAGCAG AGCTGACCAGATGGCCAGTGTTCAAAATGCCCAGAAAGATGGCTCGAGTGATAGGGCAGACTTCTGGAGAACACGTGGCCAGCGATCTGGAGTGAAGAAGAATCTGAGAAAGAGTCGTGAGGATCTGACAGCTATTGTATCTGTGAGCACAAAATTCCCAGCTTATGAGAGAGTTCAGCTGCGTGAGG ctggcTTTAAGAGACCTGTGGTGATATTTGGCCCTATTGCTGACATTGCTATGGAGAAGCTGTCCAGTGATTTGCCTCACCTGTACCAGACAGCAA AGACAGAACCCAGAGACGCCGGTTCAGAGAAGTCAACCGGGGTGGTGCGCTTGAACACCGTGAGGCAAATCATTGAGCAG GATAAACATGCTCTGTTGGATGTCACTCCTAAAGCAGTGGACCTGCTAAACTACACCCAGTGGTTTCCAATTGTGGTCTTCTTTAACCCAGACAGTAAACAGGGTGTGAAAACCATGAGACAAAGGCTGTGTTCCTCATCTAACAAGAGCTCAAGAAAACTCTATgagcaagcaaacaaactgaagaaaacttGTTCCCACCTCTTTACAG CCACCATCAATTTGAATTCAGCCAATGATAGCTGGTATGGTAGTCTGAAAGATACAATTCAGCAACAGCAAGGAGAAGCAGTATGGGTATCAGAAGGAAAG CTGGACAGCATGGAAGATGATGCAGATGACCGTATGTCTTACCTGACTGCGATGGGTGCTGACTATTTGAGTTGTGACAGTCGGCTGATCAGTGACCTGGAGGACACAGATGGAGAGGGAGGTGCATACACTGACAATGAGCTTGATGAGACCATGGACGAACCAAGGATTTCATCTGTTAGCAGGTCCTCTGAACCTGTGCATCAGGAGGAG agtttaaaaaaaattattccagaacAAAGGGGGCTGTTGAGAAAGGTTGGTAGCAGGGAGATTCTTAGAGAACCCAGTCCACCTCCAGCATTCAAGCCCGAACCACCCAAG GGAAAGCTGCAAAACAAAGAGGATCTTTATGACTTCCCCAAGAACTATGACTCCAAATCAAGTAACATTGCTGTAAGCAGTGAAACTCCAACTGCATCAGCTaaagcaccaccaccaccagtgTCTGTGAAGCCTACCTTTGGGCGTCCCATCCTGAGAAACTCTCAGCCAGCAGTTCCacctgcagaggaggaggaggaggcaaagTTGGAAGAAGAAGGAAGTGAACAAGAAAATACTCCAAAATCTGTATTGAGGAAAGTCAAAATATTTGAGGAGATGGATCATAAAGCAAGGATGCAAAGAATGCAAGAGCTACAAGAGGCCCAGAATGCCAGG CTTGAAATAGCCCAGAAGCATCCAGATATTTATGCTGTCCCTGTCAAAACACAGAAGTCGGAGCAGAACTGGCCCCAGCCTATGAG CTCCAGACCTCCAGAACCCCAGAAACCTCCTATTAGACCATATCTAGAGAACTGTGGTAGTTACGGCAGCgatgcagaggaggaggaggagtacCGTCGGCAGCTATCAGACCACTCTAAGAAGGGGTATTATGGACAGCCATCCAGATACAGAGACACAGAATTGTAG